GTCAAAAAAGTAGTTTTGACGTACGGAAGGTCAAGCTTAGCGATAAACCTTGTTTCTGAATGTTACCATCAGAGTCAACGCTTAGTTGACTGACGGCCAATAATGGACGTCTCCATTAAAAGAAGAGAAGAACAAAAACACATCGTCTTTAAATGCGGTAGTTTTGTAACCGGAAGTAATATTTACAGGGCACCTGGGCTATCCTTCTATCATCATTAGAAACGTGGGCCCTCATCACAGCGAGAGCACTGGTTGGAATCAGCGCTTCCGGGAGCTATGTAGTTTTTCCAATATACATTAAAGAAATCGGTGAAGACAGTATTAGAGGAAGTCTTGGATGCTTGGTAAGTTGCTATTTTTCTTTGTGTTATGCAATATTCAAAGTCATTACAGAAAAGGAAACGATTATGTTGATTTATCAGTGGAAATAAAAATCGGATCGGTGACTTGCGGTAGTGATTGTTGAGTGTGGCAGAGAAAGAATGAAAGTAGAATATTTGCTGTGGAATTGAGAGCGTTAAGAAGTATGTGTGGTGTAACAAAGAAGTGTGTGTTAAAAGAGGACGTGATGCCAAAGATGCGAAAGGAAATGCTTAGATGATATTTTGGCCATGTACCGGATAAATGAGAAGCTTACTAGTCGCCTATACAAGGAAACCGTGGATGGTGAAGTCGGGTCGGGCAGGCCTTATCGTTCGTACCTAGACCAAATCCAGGACGTACTAGAGAAGGaacaacttttaattaaagtgaaacttctttaacagcattggaaaaaaaattaccgtcacattttacGCGCTGGATTGTTCatggttacgcgccatctttttcttgttcctAACACGGTTGATTccaagagattcgaagccattaaataacaaaaccatataataacgataacaattatattacaattaatgaaattctgtaataatctttgtagtaataaggtaaaattaaatatttgtattacttGTATTCATGCCTATGATAATAATAGGCTTTTGTTaatctttatctaatttaactttatttaacaaatttctgtaaagttgcatatagtagatcatttttcgaagaATAAGGTCAAAGTTACTTCTTACGTGTAAACACTAGTCCACGcacattcttattttttttaaacaaaataagctACCATTACACATTTCTTCAATGCGGGATATATCtacatttataacatactTAACAgtaatagattaaaatatttacaaaagagaCAGTTCTTTCGTTCGTCGTTATTTCTTACAGTATTGGAAGTGACATGAAACAGAccttttgtcagttcactcGAGGGACAATGGAAACGTCTGTTAATATgcagtttattaattattatgtgtgCACATTTCGAGAGGATAGTTTTCGCCGAGGGTATGAATAGTAACAGTGATTCTCGCCTCCTAATCTTACCATCAGGCATCCTAAGACTTAGGCACTGGATTGTTTTCTTTTCCGTGTAAGAACTATATAAGATGCACGGTAAGCGTAAGTTAATGACCGACGAGAATCGTGATTGTCATTTCAATCTTGAAATTTGTGAGTGCATTAAGTGAGAGATCTATGTCAGGTATTTAGCAAGTGAAGATTCGTCGTCGTCGTCTTCGCCTACCCCTTCGGGGTTTAGGTGTCaagataaatacaatataaaaggCTCATTTGTTGGTTGTGAGAATATTGATGCTTGGCCATGAGTATCGTTGATTAGCAGTCGAAAAAAAACtatgtacaaattttattcaaatacacAGAACATATGTCTACATATAAACTGCAAAGACTTATGAATATGTATATTCTggataatgttttttttaattatttaaggtaTTTAGATAGCAATTAAAGTTTCaagaaatatagtttttaaggGCGAGCaccttcattaaaaatatttattgtagttCATGCCCCGCAAATTTCGTTTAAATAGTATGActttattattgtcttttgttaaaatagcttttaacattaagaaaaacactttttgaacggattaaagctttgtattatttttaaaacttatagttatttacataattctaaattttaatttttttcccacgtttcgcgtacttttcagtgtgcgtggtcacggtgaccacgtgCGTGGTTCTGACTTTTTTACTCAACCGtctttttagtagctacatacaACATATATGCTACCTTATAGGGACTGTTCGCTTTTCCGAAATAACAACATAagaactaaataaaacaaagtttttccaatttttttttccataaaaCCCTTCCaggtacataaaaaattacacgaaTTGGTTTTCGAGATTTGCGCttagcaatatattttatgactttttttttaattttgattgatttattttctaaaaaaagaccctttaaaaatatagatagatTAGAAAAGGAACCGTTTAACCATTGGATTAGcttttagatttttgtttatacatattataaattgctTTCGTTGcattttacttttagttttaattactgTTATATGTTACTATATGTACTTTCGTCGGTGTATCTTTTCTTATTGTTCCaaactagggttgcctggaagaaatcgcttgttagcaatAAGGCCGCCCTTTGCCTACTTATGTAACctcctttttttatatgtttcgtTTTGTATAGtataacgaagtgtaaataaataaatatatatgtggttGTGTTGATCACAATCATTTATCACTCTTATTAAAGTTAAAGCGTTGAAACCATACTCTAATTTGATAaagaatttaacaaaaaaaacttttctttctaTAGATTGGCGTATTCCATACCGGCGGAAATTTGTTCCTATACGTCATTGGAGATATGTTAGATTACTATACAGTATTATGGATTTGCTTGTCACTCCCTATCTCCCACCTCATACTATTATCAATGATGCCGGAAACACCATCATTCCTCTTGAAGAAAGGAGAAGATGAGGTATGTTTCATGCTTCTCTTTTTTAACCAACTTCAGGAACCGAAGTTGGAGGACCATACATTATAGGTAATTTAAAATGGAGTAAACGTCTTGGCTGTTTCATTAGAAAACTTGTCTATAACAATGGCCTAGGCCGCAAGCAGCTCGGCTGGAAGTCATCCCTAAAACACGTGAGACTCTTCACGAGTTAGGgatgacaaataaaaaaatgtccatGACGTAGCggaatatgtttttaatagctcgaaaatatttaagatagtttgcattcatttgattaatgGCCATCTGCTAAACGTTATTCGTTTCAGAGAGCCCTTAAAGCTTTAGCATGGCTTCGATGTCGATCAGAAGATGATGTGGAGGTGATAAAAGAGTTGGAACATACGAGGCGAGAGCAGGAAAATGATGCTCAGTCCAATAAGTTCCTGCTTAAAGAAATATGTAAgatctatattatatagaagttAGCTTTAGCGTGTGACTTCCATCCCTGAGGTCCATCAACGCTCTCCCAGCTGTGTTCTAGTGGactttctttccatgtgcACATCTAGCGTAAACTCGAACGGGAAACgtctcaaaaagtcgacggcgtgtgtcaggcatagaaggcacCACCTACTTCCCTATTACATTGATGACCatgaaacaattttaaccTCTGAAGACGTCCTTTACTTTTGATACTACATATGTTTCTGAATTTACAGCATACACCGTTACCGTCCAACTAGTCAACATTATCTATTTGTATTTTCTAGACAATAACAAGATCCTCTTCAAAGCCTTCAGAATCGCTCTAGTGGCAGTACTCGCAAGAGAAGTGTGTGGTGCAGTACCAGTTCTCAATTTTGCTGGTGAGATCTTCACAATGGCATCTGGAGGAAAAGAACTGTTACTGTCACCAAATCAACAAGCTATTTTGCTTGGATCTGTGCAAGTTGTTGGCTCAGTGTTCGCTTCAAGCATTGTGGAGAAATCCGGAAGAAAGGTAACATTTTTCGGAAAACTTGATACGAGGataaaatgaaacaaacaGAAATATCGGGCTCAAACGGTATCGATTCAAGTTAGTTAATATTTGCCTAGTCGTTTGATCAATGGCTGAATATGATTCAGGCCTCTAGGCGCTGTTTAGTAAAGAGGCTTGGCTGTTGATTCAACGGCTAAGCTAGTTAGCTGCGATGTATATACAACAAGGTTTATTTCTCTAAATAACTTGGTACAATATTTTCCATAATCCGAAGTTCACCTATTTACATGGAGGATCCATTTCCCTGAAATAAAACTAAGGTATTTGTTTCCAGAATCTTCTGTTCTTCACTTCACTCCTCTCAGCACTAAGTATGGGCGCCTTAGCAACATGGTTCTTACTCCAAGATCTTGAAATCAGTGCTACCTCTTGGCTGCCATTGGCAACTCTATGCTTGTGCATTTTCTGTGACTCTGCTGGTCTACAACCAGTTTCTATGGTTCTTGCTGGAGAGATTTTCTCATTTAAGgcaagtatttaaaattatacggtATAAACTTCgtaagtgaaaaaatataacacaagaacagagtgtcatCCCAATAGAGACTGTGAGTCTTATTGgacacttatgttaaatatcgtTATGAGTTAATTAGGTTGGACCTGAATTACTAATTAGACTTAAGGCTAGATCGACGGTTCCTTCTGCAACTTCTACCGCAtgtaccatggagagtgtttaggggagttgttcggattaatacctgcagctgagttttatcattggacgtcgaggcagTATACGGACTTCCACCCGTAATACGAAGTCcttcgttccacaactgagtatttaaagatattttttccgCACACCACCACTTTGTCGAACCATcttcccactgaagtatttctgaactaATTAAACCGAACCAAATAGGGTCCTTAAAGAGAAGAACGTATGAATTCTTAAAGGGCCAGCAACGCATTCGCGGCCCTCTGACATTGATAGTGTCCATGGGGGCGGTATCACATATGTCATATTCtgtaagcctcctgcccgtttgccccctgttctataatgaaaatatattttaatattctatgaaGTCTCAGTGACGAGACAGcttaaaaaagctttataaactgtgaaaacatttgtatattttgttgatCACTTTACATACAGATACCgacaaacttcttgagcattaaggTTAAacgatttaccaatcacgcgatcgataCGTCACCTTCCTGCCGCTCACCACTGAAGTGATAACTTAAAATCGCTGctaggcaaggacatttgttcaggatgtttgccggtatctgtaccatcttttttaaaatggaTATCCTTTAAAAACAGAATCAAAGTATGAGGTTGAGATGCAGTGATGTTTAATACTTGTTAGGTGGGCCTTTTGACGCGTTTTGGAATACAGGAGTTAGCAGAtagtttaaaacatatacataatatacatttaatcaCTTAGAGGTATTAATTAGAAcaacaaatgtttattatattcttaacctaGATAACTCAGtcacttaataataatgtaaaaaatggatataacaataaaaacaaatttaaaaggtttGATGAATTTCCTCGTGTCACCCGTCCAGGAGTCACTCGTACAAACCAGGTGCCAACTTTAATTAGCGCCCCCACTTGTACCCCATGGCCTAACAGCCTCTACTTCGAAGGGAACAAAATGAACAATGGGTAACGAACAATTTACGTGCTTCaactgaattttttatttaattttcttttgttttagtaCCGTGGCACAGTTATGGGGGTAACAATGTCTATTGCTGCCTTCTCGGACTTTCTGCAACTCCTCTTCTTTAAACCATTGACCAATGAAATTGGGATATTTGCTGCGTTCTACTTCTTTGCCGCCGTCTGCTTctttatttccatttatgTTATACTTTGTATACCAGAGACGAGAGCGCGAACATTGGAAGATATTTATGGGGATTTAAGGAAAAAGGAGAAAAGAGAAATAAGAGAGAAAGAAGCAactgatatttaatttataaaatatcggaACTTAGGTGTgaataacaaaatgtttttataaagaaacaaaagaaactacaatctaaaatttaagaaatgtaatttaaacgactggattttttaataaaatatttatgaataaattagtttgtatttaatatcaatcaataaaaatacctcTTATGAGTAAGATATGTTACTATCTCTTAACAATCATTGATGTTGTTTAAGTTATTCAACAACAAATAgcaaaaataatcaaaaccATATCTGTCAATCTAAAAGGTTTAtcataagtttaaaaatagaactacatatcaaaattaaaataagataatttatctaaaaaaaattcacaccAAAACCCGGGTAATATGGtgaaataactataatatcaAGCGATAATGAATCGTAAAAGACCTTCCAGTAATGGAAGCTTTAGAAGAAATagaattaacattaattttaacgtAAAAGAAAAGTTCACTAAAAAGTCATATgactgtaattataattagcaATATTAagagtattatattattgaagtgaaacttctttaacggcgttggaaaaaaaattaccgtcacatttttccgttacgtgccatcaaCCACGGTTGAtccgaagagattcgaagccattaattaataacaaaaatatataataacgataacaatgattgtaataattctattaaaattaatgaaattctgtaataatcttagtagtaataaggtaaaatgaaataattgtattatttgtattcatgtctatgataataaaagccttttgttaaactttatctaatttaactttgtttaaccaatttctgtaaagttgcatatagtagataatttttcgaaaaataaggtcataaaaaagtttcacttcttacgtctGTACACTGGTACACGCACACTTTTAATCGAAGCATTAGTGGacatagtttatattataaaaaatggatGTTTTGGgagttacttttaaaaataaatagaaaaaatattatgtatcagACTTTTTAACAATACCGTATGAATTGTGAAATTTTCAAAGCATTGAATTATCGGTGAACATGATTTATAGCTTAGGTTGACTTTTTAAGCAAAAAATGCGCTTCAGTAAGGCCAAACGCCTTAAGTTCATCTGCAAGCCACTGTGAGGACAAATTAATAGCGCCTAATTGAGCTGCAGAATTTCTACACGGGCTTCGGGCGATGCCGTACACTGTCATTTTGTTAGGCTGAAAGGAAGACATTGATAGATATGTCgctgtaaaattgtaaatatgtttGTCATCTATCTCGCGAGATTGTGAACTGTCGAAAGATTGTAAACCTCAATGTACTGCTTACAATTTACCGTATTTGGGAGATTGTAATGTATCGATGTGAAACCGTCAAGTTACAATCTTAAAATTGTCCAACTGTCTTAAGGCTGTCCGTGATTGGTCGGCTTTATAGTAGAACAAACAAATATGGTGGTAATGCTTACATCTATCATGCAGCTGGCCTattggctttagcgtgcgactctaatacctgaggtcgtaagttcgatccctggctgtgccaatggactttctttctatgtgcgcatttaacatttgctcgatcGTGAACGAAATCagcgtgaggaaaccggcatgctttagaaccaaaaagtcattggtgtgtcaggcacaggaggatgatcacctacttgcctattagattgagaaatgatcatgaaacagatacagaaacctgatgcccagacctaaaaagaattgacaccgattgtaaataatttaactttgacattattttatgttcttattaagacattgtaaaaatttatatagatatttgtagttgatcgatctaaccactgtTCCACTATCTTGGgtaatatagattattattattattaaacaaatctaTTACCTCCTCGTCACAGATCACAGGGGCCCCTGTGGCCACAAAACATGGTTCATCATCAAAAGTTTTACCACAGGAGACGTCGACGGTTTCACCAGCTCCCGGTGTACAACTGCCTTTAGTAATTGTAAGTAATgtctaaaaaatttaaagaaaataaagtataGAAGATAATTCTGCTGCAATTTAAATGGAAACGCATGGAGAACCAAAAAATTATGGCAGGCTAGCGCATCCAACATATTTGTCTGCttgactatttttattaaactaagttAAACCATAATGACGAAggctaattaatattgtttgtgataaaatcaaagttgatatatatgtcggaggaaGCCATTCAACGAGTTGCTTGTTGATTCTacaataacacattaaattctctttatcatttaaacacgttgcattaatcttaatttaacttaatacgcgattttacgatattataaaacataaaacatatttctgttaacaaattagtgattttagttaaaattagttacgtttttctaatttataagattgtaatcgttattaaacaaacgaccAATGAGAGCAGAGCACT
The genomic region above belongs to Pieris brassicae chromosome 9, ilPieBrab1.1, whole genome shotgun sequence and contains:
- the LOC123714689 gene encoding facilitated trehalose transporter Tret1-like; protein product: MKSIISEGSQITQLICSLLTLIPVFSYGAAVGWMSPMTLLLQSENSPRSEPLTDIEISWMASIPYLITLPSAWLLVLIADKIGRKYAILLVSLSGLGTWAILLSSLETWALITARALVGISASGSYVVFPIYIKEIGEDSIRGSLGCLIGVFHTGGNLFLYVIGDMLDYYTVLWICLSLPISHLILLSMMPETPSFLLKKGEDERALKALAWLRCRSEDDVEVIKELEHTRREQENDAQSNKFLLKEIYNNKILFKAFRIALVAVLAREVCGAVPVLNFAGEIFTMASGGKELLLSPNQQAILLGSVQVVGSVFASSIVEKSGRKNLLFFTSLLSALSMGALATWFLLQDLEISATSWLPLATLCLCIFCDSAGLQPVSMVLAGEIFSFKYRGTVMGVTMSIAAFSDFLQLLFFKPLTNEIGIFAAFYFFAAVCFFISIYVILCIPETRARTLEDIYGDLRKKEKREIREKEATDI